One Cucumis sativus cultivar 9930 chromosome 1, Cucumber_9930_V3, whole genome shotgun sequence DNA segment encodes these proteins:
- the LOC101214187 gene encoding pentatricopeptide repeat-containing protein At4g32430, mitochondrial: MLTRHLNFKSKQRFPTFNFFRSFRHDHNLFDQSPPPNAASFNRVLLNYLPRDGAFQSLRFFKNNFRWGLDGNADEFTLVLALKACCGFPKLGRQIHGFVISSGFVSHITVSNSLMNMYCKSGQLERAFSVFQNLHDPDIVSWNTILSGFEKSENALSFALRMNLNGVKFDSVTYTTALSFCLDGEEFLFGWQLHTLALKCGFKGDVFVGNALVTMYSRWEHLVDARKVFDEMPSRDRVSWSAMITGYAQEGDNGLQAILVFVQMVREGVKFDNVPITGALSVCGHERNLELGKQIHCVAVKTGHETHTSVGNVLISTYSKCEIIEDAKAVFELINDRNVISWTTMISLYEEGAVSLFNKMRLDGVYPNDVTFIGLLHAITIRNMVEQGLMVHGLCIKADFVSELTVGNSLITMYAKFEFMQDASRVFIELPYREIISWNALISGYAQNALCQEALEAFLYAIMEYKPNEYTFGSVLNAISAGEDISLKHGQRCHSHLIKVGLNVDPIISGALLDMYAKRGSIQESQRVFNETSKESQFAWTALISGYAQHGDYESVIKLFEEMEKERIKPDAVIFLSVLTACSRNRMVDMGRQFFNMMIKDHMIEPEGEHYSCMVDMLGRAGRLEEAEEILARIPGGPGVSALQSLLGACRTHGNVEMAERIANDLMKKEPLESGPYVLMSNLYAQKGDWEKVAKVRKEMRERGVMKEIGFSWVDVGNFGASNLYLHGFSSGDVSHPQSEEIFRMAKYMGAEMKFLKDRERECHISVIGELNLTDLFVLDG, from the coding sequence ATGCTTACTCGCCATCTGAATTTCAAATCCAAACAACGATTCCCAACATTCAATTTCTTCCGCTCTTTTCGACATGATCACAACCTGTTTGATCAAAGTCCTCCTCCAAATGCAGCCTCTTTCAACCGCGTTTTGCTCAATTACTTGCCCAGAGACGGAGCATTTCAATCCCTTCGCTTTTTTAAGAACAATTTTCGATGGGGTCTTGATGGTAATGCCGATGAGTTCACTTTGGTTCTTGCTCTGAAGGCCTGTTGTGGGTTTCCTAAACTAGGTAGACAAATTCATGGATTTGTTATTTCTTCTGGGTTTGTTTCCCATATTACAGTCTCTAACTCTTTGATGAATATGTACTGTAAATCTGGGCAGCTTGAGAGGGCTTTTAGTGTCTTCCAGAATTTACATGACCCAGATATTGTTTCGTGGAATACGATTCTTTCCGGGTTCGAGAAGAGTGAGAACGCTTTGAGTTTTGCTCTGAGGATGAATTTAAATGGGGTTAAGTTTGATTCTGTGACTTATACTACCGCACTTTCCTTTTGCTTAGATGGAGAagaatttctttttggttGGCAGTTGCATACTCTTGCCCTGAAATGTGGATTCAAAGGTGATGTTTTTGTTGGAAATGCTCTGGTTACAATGTACTCGAGATGGGAACATCTTGTAGATGCTAGAaaagtgtttgatgaaatgccgaGCCGAGATCGAGTGTCCTGGAGTGCAATGATTACTGGTTATGCACAAGAGGGAGATAATGGGTTACAAGCCATTTTGGTGTTCGTTCAAATGGTGAGAGAAGGAGTGAAGTTTGACAATGTACCAATTACTGGAGCACTTTCTGTCTGTGGTCATGAAAGAAACCTCGAGCTTGGAAAACAGATCCATTGTGTAGCTGTGAAAACAGGACATGAGACTCATACTTCTGTCGGTAATGTTTTGATCTCGACATACTCCAAGTGTGAGATCATTGAAGATGCAAAGGCAGTGTTCGAGTTAATCAATGACCGCAATGTGATTTCATGGACGACTATGATATCGTTGTATGAAGAAGGTGCAGTTTCTTTGTTCAATAAGATGAGATTAGATGGAGTATATCCGAATGACGTTACATTTATTGGATTACTTCATGCCATTACAATAAGGAATATGGTGGAACAAGGACTAATGGTTCATGGATTGTGTATCAAAGCTGACTTTGTATCAGAATTAACTGTTGGCAATAGTTTAATCACCATGTATGCTAAATTTGAGTTTATGCAAGATGCGTCGAGAGTGTTCATCGAACTTCCATACAGAGAGATAATATCATGGAATGCCTTAATTTCTGGGTATGCTCAAAATGCGTTATGCCAAGAAGCTTTAGAGGCATTTCTTTATGCAATAATGGAATATAAGCCAAACGAATACACCTTTGGGAGTGTCCTGAATGCAATCAGTGCCGGCGAAGACATATCTTTAAAGCATGGCCAACGTTGTCATTCTCATTTGATTAAAGTTGGATTAAACGTCGACCCTATAATTTCAGGTGCCCTCCTAGACATGTATGCAAAGCGTGGGAGCATTCAAGAGTCCCAAAGAGTATTCAATGAAACATCCAAAGAAAGTCAATTCGCTTGGACTGCGTTGATCTCGGGTTACGCACAACACGGGGACTATGAGTCAGTGATCAAACTGtttgaagaaatggaaaaggaaaggatAAAGCCTGATGCAGTTATCTTCCTATCTGTCTTGACAGCATGTAGCAGGAATAGAATGGTAGACATGGGTCGTCAATTTTTCAACATGATGATCAAAGATCATATGATTGAGCCAGAAGGAGAGCACTACTCCTGTATGGTTGATATGCTGGGGCGTGCAGGGCGATTGGAAGAGGCCGAGGAAATTCTAGCACGCATACCAGGAGGGCCGGGAGTATCTGCATTACAGAGCTTGCTTGGAGCATGTAGGACACATGGGAATGTGGAGATGGCGGAGAGAATAGCAAATGATTTGATGAAAAAGGAGCCATTGGAGTCGGGACCATATGTGTTGATGTCGAATCTGTATGCTCAGAAAGGAGATTGGGAAAAAGTTGCTAAAGTGAGGAAGGAAATGAGAGAAAGAGGAGTGATGAAAGAGATTGGATTCAGTTGGGTAGATGTGGGTAATTTTGGTGCTTCTAATTTATACTTGCATGGCTTTTCATCTGGAGATGTATCTCACCCACAATCAGAAGAGATATTTAGAATGGCAAAATATATGGGAGCAGAAATGAAGTTTCTAAAAGATAGGGAGAGAGAGTGCCATATTAGTGTTATCGGTGAATTAAATCTGACAGATTTATTTGTACTTGATGGATGA